A part of Desulfotomaculum nigrificans DSM 574 genomic DNA contains:
- a CDS encoding IS607 family transposase has product MELLTISKAAKKLGVHPNSLRNWEKQGLIKPVRLPGGQRRYSMDELNRLLQSGQLTDSQEAVVLYARVSTKKQTDAGNLDRQMERLRQYARERKFNVKAELTDVASGLNQKRRGLTNMLKLAERGEYKKLIIEYPDRLARFGYSYIERHLRYCGVEIAAIAEKEPEDAQSELVRDLLAIVTSFSARLYGARGVKKVRQGFRELIAEASQSEKTEEQQEEAD; this is encoded by the coding sequence ATGGAACTATTAACTATAAGCAAAGCGGCAAAGAAATTAGGTGTACATCCGAACAGCCTGCGCAACTGGGAGAAGCAAGGCTTGATTAAGCCTGTCCGTTTACCTGGCGGTCAGCGCCGGTACTCCATGGACGAACTCAACAGGCTTTTGCAGTCCGGTCAATTAACTGATAGTCAAGAAGCAGTTGTGCTTTACGCCCGGGTATCCACTAAAAAGCAGACCGATGCGGGCAACCTGGACCGGCAGATGGAACGGTTGCGCCAATATGCCCGAGAACGCAAATTTAACGTCAAAGCGGAATTAACGGACGTAGCCAGCGGTTTAAACCAAAAACGCCGCGGTCTGACAAACATGCTCAAGTTGGCCGAGCGGGGTGAGTACAAAAAACTAATTATCGAATATCCCGACCGGCTGGCCCGGTTCGGGTATTCGTACATTGAGCGGCATTTAAGGTACTGTGGCGTAGAAATCGCAGCCATAGCTGAAAAAGAGCCGGAAGACGCACAATCCGAATTGGTCAGGGACTTATTGGCAATAGTCACGTCTTTTTCGGCCCGGCTGTATGGCGCCAGGGGCGTGAAGAAGGTCAGGCAGGGTTTTCGGGAACTGATAGCGGAGGCATCTCAAAGTGAAAAAACGGAAGAACAACAAGAAGAAGCCGACTAA
- the trpS gene encoding tryptophan--tRNA ligase, whose protein sequence is MSKKGIILSGMRPTGRLHLGHQNVLNNWVELQDEYQCFFFIANWHALTTGWEEAKFIRQNTLEMVADWLASGLDPEKSVIFAQSDVIEHAELHLIFSMITPLSWLERVPTYKDQIQKFGAMGKDINTYGFLGYPLLQAADILMYKATAVPVGEDQFPHVELTREVARRFNNLFKPVFPEPQAVVHKKIATLPGVDGAKMSKSYGNVISIGADPDEIKKNVNLMVTDPARIRKTDPGHPEVCVVHKFHGVYNAPQLSELEAQCRAGSIGCVACKKQLAIALEQAQGPIRERRNEILSKKGYLEEILQDGAARARAVARKTMEEVREAVFG, encoded by the coding sequence ATGTCTAAAAAGGGAATTATCTTAAGCGGTATGCGACCCACCGGCCGCCTGCATTTGGGTCACCAAAATGTATTAAATAACTGGGTTGAGCTGCAGGATGAATACCAATGCTTTTTCTTCATTGCCAACTGGCACGCACTGACTACCGGTTGGGAAGAGGCTAAATTTATTCGCCAAAATACCCTAGAAATGGTGGCCGATTGGCTGGCTTCCGGCTTGGACCCGGAGAAAAGTGTTATATTTGCCCAATCTGATGTTATAGAACACGCCGAATTACACTTGATATTTTCCATGATAACACCCCTGTCCTGGTTGGAGCGGGTGCCTACTTATAAAGACCAAATTCAAAAATTTGGCGCTATGGGTAAGGATATTAATACCTACGGTTTTCTGGGCTACCCTTTGTTGCAGGCGGCGGACATTCTCATGTATAAGGCCACCGCTGTACCGGTGGGGGAAGACCAATTTCCCCATGTAGAATTAACCAGGGAAGTAGCCCGCCGCTTTAATAACTTGTTTAAGCCTGTCTTTCCGGAGCCCCAGGCCGTGGTTCATAAAAAAATTGCTACCCTGCCGGGGGTCGACGGGGCCAAAATGAGTAAAAGCTACGGCAACGTTATCTCTATTGGTGCTGATCCTGACGAAATTAAGAAAAATGTCAATTTAATGGTTACCGATCCCGCCCGCATCCGTAAAACCGACCCGGGCCATCCGGAAGTTTGTGTGGTGCATAAATTCCATGGTGTATATAATGCCCCGCAGTTATCCGAACTGGAGGCCCAATGCCGGGCCGGCAGTATTGGCTGCGTGGCCTGTAAAAAACAACTGGCCATCGCCCTGGAGCAGGCCCAGGGACCAATTCGGGAACGCAGAAATGAAATACTGTCTAAAAAAGGCTACCTAGAAGAAATCCTGCAAGATGGGGCCGCCAGGGCCAGGGCGGTAGCCAGAAAAACCATGGAAGAAGTAAGGGAAGCGGTTTTTGGCTAA
- a CDS encoding IS200/IS605 family accessory protein TnpB-related protein, with the protein MEDPLDTEMRLFCSCTRWAFNRLQEDNSRQELKKQGQGTFGINSRYCDDAILKAKAVIESQKELLVLEIEETEAKLARAKKKLSWAEKDLDRAVKANNPAKIEDFKHTVHGRKARVKKLADKLDELKVHRDNGTIPKVIFGSRSLWKRVCRGRVSREEWRQARQDRLYARGDETKGGNPNLKISWHNGEFTLSVTISHLSEQKGTDKKGRPIMTRAPRVTGKLWLPEKHRQKVLELLLSGVPYTVELIKGRDSRYRVHITFAVTAPVLVTNPNHGYLGADTNPDGAALANVGYTGQPAPWPESFTVPYPKALHKFAGEFQITMHPNGFLYIKVPELSYSRGFRRTYLIGVLAKVVVDTAKTLGKPIALESLDFGKDRFDTNRKFNRMAANFPFKKMVEAVIRKAFKEGVGVKQVWPAHTSTIGYYKYMARYGIIIHHAAALVVARRAIGFKEYITKELKQKVQAVKEKLSQKVNSLPGEGRGMTRKVKQLFKRLDGKISVHNGLTRYKQESFHSVWHDLKHLALSSR; encoded by the coding sequence ATGGAGGACCCATTAGACACCGAGATGCGGCTGTTCTGCTCCTGCACCCGCTGGGCCTTCAACCGGTTACAGGAAGATAATTCCCGCCAAGAGCTAAAGAAGCAGGGTCAAGGAACATTCGGCATAAACTCCCGCTATTGCGACGACGCCATACTGAAGGCCAAAGCCGTAATTGAATCGCAAAAAGAGCTGCTTGTATTGGAGATCGAAGAAACAGAAGCAAAGTTAGCCCGTGCCAAGAAAAAACTCAGTTGGGCAGAAAAAGACCTGGACAGGGCTGTTAAAGCAAACAATCCGGCTAAAATCGAGGACTTTAAGCACACCGTACACGGCCGCAAAGCCAGGGTAAAAAAGCTGGCTGACAAGCTGGACGAGCTAAAGGTCCACCGGGACAACGGCACCATACCAAAAGTAATTTTCGGAAGCCGTTCTCTGTGGAAGCGAGTGTGCAGAGGCAGGGTTTCGAGAGAAGAATGGCGGCAGGCCCGGCAGGACAGGCTGTACGCCCGCGGCGACGAGACCAAAGGCGGCAACCCGAATCTCAAAATAAGCTGGCATAATGGAGAGTTCACCCTGTCTGTGACCATCTCTCACCTGTCCGAACAGAAAGGGACAGACAAGAAGGGTAGACCCATAATGACCAGGGCCCCCCGGGTAACGGGCAAGCTCTGGCTGCCTGAGAAGCACCGGCAAAAAGTGCTGGAGTTGCTCTTATCAGGTGTGCCTTACACTGTGGAGCTAATCAAAGGTAGGGACAGCCGGTATAGGGTGCACATCACCTTTGCCGTTACAGCCCCCGTTTTAGTGACCAACCCCAACCATGGTTACCTGGGTGCAGACACCAACCCCGACGGAGCAGCGCTGGCCAACGTCGGTTACACCGGACAGCCCGCGCCCTGGCCGGAAAGTTTCACCGTACCATATCCGAAAGCACTGCACAAATTCGCCGGGGAATTTCAGATAACCATGCACCCGAACGGGTTTCTTTACATCAAGGTACCCGAATTGTCCTACAGCCGGGGCTTCCGGCGCACGTACTTAATTGGCGTGCTTGCCAAAGTAGTGGTGGACACAGCTAAAACTTTAGGCAAACCCATCGCTTTAGAGAGCCTGGACTTCGGCAAAGACCGTTTTGACACCAACCGGAAATTCAACCGCATGGCGGCCAATTTTCCGTTCAAGAAGATGGTCGAGGCCGTCATCCGTAAAGCCTTCAAAGAAGGCGTCGGTGTAAAGCAAGTCTGGCCGGCGCACACGTCCACCATCGGCTATTACAAATACATGGCGCGTTACGGCATAATTATCCACCACGCCGCGGCATTGGTCGTCGCCCGCCGGGCAATCGGTTTCAAAGAGTACATAACCAAAGAGTTAAAGCAGAAAGTTCAGGCCGTCAAAGAGAAACTGAGTCAAAAGGTAAATTCCTTGCCTGGGGAAGGAAGAGGGATGACCCGAAAGGTGAAGCAACTCTTCAAGCGGCTGGACGGAAAGATTTCTGTACACAACGGTTTGACCCGTTACAAACAGGAATCGTTTCACTCTGTCTGGCATGACTTGAAACACCTTGCTTTATCAAGTAGGTGA
- a CDS encoding segregation and condensation protein A, producing the protein MYSVKLSSFEGPLDLLLHLIDKDQINIYDIPIAQITAQYLEYLEKMQQLDMDVASEFLVMAATLISIKARMLLPRAAKNNASGEEEGPDPREELVQRLLEYRKFKEAASYLKSQERQVGKVYVRNNSVEMYQHLFKPRNPLVGLSLEKLLQALHQVLARAGADLSIPGEITREEIQTPDKMRQLMAMLVLYPQGLSFSQIFKQTSSRIEIIVTFLAVLELLKLGQINASQEEPFGEIIISRCLPARTEEVCNSYLISDKP; encoded by the coding sequence ATGTACTCCGTCAAGCTTTCATCCTTTGAAGGACCGCTGGATCTTTTATTGCACCTGATTGATAAAGATCAAATAAACATTTACGACATCCCCATCGCCCAAATTACTGCCCAGTATTTGGAGTATCTGGAAAAGATGCAGCAACTGGATATGGATGTTGCCAGCGAGTTTCTGGTAATGGCCGCTACCTTAATATCCATTAAGGCGCGGATGCTGTTGCCCCGGGCGGCTAAAAATAATGCATCGGGTGAAGAGGAAGGCCCCGACCCCAGGGAGGAATTGGTGCAGCGGCTGCTGGAGTATCGAAAATTTAAAGAAGCGGCCTCCTACCTGAAGAGTCAGGAAAGACAGGTGGGTAAGGTTTATGTAAGGAACAATTCCGTGGAGATGTACCAACACTTATTTAAACCCAGAAATCCTCTGGTCGGTTTGTCCCTGGAAAAGCTTCTGCAGGCTTTACACCAGGTGCTGGCCCGGGCCGGAGCGGATTTATCCATCCCCGGGGAGATCACCAGGGAAGAGATCCAAACACCTGACAAAATGCGTCAATTAATGGCCATGCTGGTATTGTACCCCCAGGGACTCTCCTTTTCCCAAATTTTTAAGCAAACCAGCAGCCGGATTGAGATTATCGTTACTTTTCTGGCTGTTTTAGAGCTGCTAAAGCTGGGCCAGATAAATGCAAGTCAAGAGGAACCTTTCGGCGAGATCATCATCTCCCGTTGCCTACCAGCAAGAACAGAGGAGGTTTGTAACAGCTACCTTATTTCCGACAAACCTTAA
- the lysA gene encoding diaminopimelate decarboxylase, which yields MRLLGTMKVNHKGHLEIGGCDTVELAQRFGTPLYVIDEALFRQNCRDYYRAFTEEYGAEVIYASKTLTNLAVCTIVEQEGLGLDVVSGGELYTAAMARFPMHRVYFHGNNKSPEELRQALEYKVGRIVVDNLYELELLNQIAGELATRAKIIIRLSPGVEAHTHEYIKTGQIDSKFGLAIENGMAMAAVKRCLELNNVELKGFHCHIGSQIFELQSYAHAAEVMMDFVQDVYRATGYLTEELDLGGGLGIYYCQGDEPRPVKEYADIMMGALKARAARYNLPLPKIIVEPGRSISGPAGTTLYTVGAIKDIPGIRKYVSVDGGMGDNPRPALYQAKYEACAANRMTEANTEKVSIAGKCCESGDMLIWDIELPALQAGDILAVASTGAYNYSMSMNYNRLPRPAMVLVGGGKADLIVRREDYADLIRNDVIPERLRSSVVKLASSR from the coding sequence ATGAGACTATTAGGGACCATGAAAGTTAATCATAAAGGACATTTGGAGATCGGTGGCTGTGACACCGTTGAATTGGCCCAAAGGTTTGGCACCCCGTTATACGTTATTGATGAAGCCCTGTTCAGGCAAAACTGCCGTGATTACTACCGGGCCTTTACCGAAGAATACGGTGCGGAAGTAATTTATGCCAGTAAAACCCTGACCAATTTAGCCGTCTGCACCATTGTCGAGCAAGAGGGATTGGGTTTAGATGTTGTTTCCGGTGGTGAACTATACACCGCAGCCATGGCTCGCTTCCCCATGCATAGAGTATACTTCCACGGCAACAACAAATCTCCGGAGGAGCTCAGGCAAGCTCTGGAATATAAAGTTGGCCGCATTGTAGTAGATAACTTGTACGAACTGGAACTGCTTAATCAAATTGCCGGCGAATTGGCGACCAGGGCTAAGATCATCATCCGGCTGAGTCCCGGTGTGGAAGCACACACCCATGAATATATTAAAACCGGCCAAATTGATTCCAAATTTGGTTTAGCCATAGAAAACGGGATGGCCATGGCGGCTGTGAAGCGTTGCCTGGAGTTAAACAATGTGGAACTAAAGGGCTTCCACTGCCATATTGGTTCGCAAATCTTTGAGCTGCAGTCCTATGCCCATGCCGCCGAGGTAATGATGGACTTTGTCCAGGATGTTTACCGGGCCACGGGATATTTAACCGAGGAATTGGATTTGGGTGGCGGCCTGGGGATTTACTACTGCCAGGGTGATGAACCCAGACCGGTGAAAGAATACGCTGATATTATGATGGGAGCATTAAAGGCCAGAGCCGCCCGGTACAATTTACCCTTACCAAAGATTATAGTAGAACCGGGCCGATCCATCTCCGGGCCCGCCGGCACCACCCTGTATACCGTGGGGGCTATCAAGGATATTCCCGGCATCAGAAAATACGTTTCGGTGGACGGAGGCATGGGTGATAACCCCCGGCCAGCCCTTTACCAAGCTAAATATGAAGCCTGTGCGGCCAATCGCATGACGGAAGCAAATACGGAAAAGGTCTCTATTGCCGGTAAATGCTGCGAGTCCGGTGATATGCTGATTTGGGACATTGAACTGCCGGCTTTACAAGCCGGTGACATACTGGCGGTGGCCAGCACCGGTGCCTATAACTATTCCATGTCCATGAATTACAACCGCCTGCCCCGACCGGCCATGGTGCTGGTGGGTGGCGGTAAGGCTGACTTAATTGTCCGGCGGGAGGACTATGCCGACTTAATCCGTAATGATGTGATACCCGAGCGCCTTCGTTCCTCTGTGGTTAAACTGGCGTCCTCTCGGTAG
- a CDS encoding helix-turn-helix domain-containing protein: protein MEIAVIIGRNIDNLRNSHNVSLEQLAELINVTRQTMSNYIKGKQIIDSGKLAVLARYFNKPLEYFLAEEHNELSFMFRADNPKENFNDILSSRINRKISTVLEILAMSERKLAMVPESYNLKTAGKKLNLEEKEIIEEIALKKREEFGISDIIPENIYKVFQEKDINLLACPFHNDKIFAVSAYSPEHGSFIVLNNDENIPEERKIFSAVHELGHLIFHRNQYTGDISCLFYGRQKDINEEIANHFAMCFLVPRNIIKRYKKSYKEKPFFLSEVLEHKRHLRVSAMCLIYALHYYGIISKDQKGIHIGYLKKKGYAQAEPRPIAPINKDSYWIELIKDLYLRDKITVNKICEVLEIPLLQARKMVKEWVIENERTPETVL from the coding sequence ATGGAAATAGCAGTTATTATTGGACGTAACATAGATAATTTACGAAACAGCCACAATGTTTCTTTGGAGCAGCTAGCCGAGCTAATTAATGTAACCCGGCAAACCATGAGCAACTACATTAAAGGTAAGCAAATTATAGACAGTGGGAAACTGGCAGTTTTGGCAAGATACTTTAATAAGCCATTGGAATATTTTCTTGCCGAAGAACACAACGAATTGTCCTTCATGTTCAGGGCTGATAATCCCAAAGAGAACTTCAACGATATTCTGTCGTCCAGAATTAACCGTAAGATAAGCACAGTTTTAGAAATATTGGCCATGTCAGAACGAAAACTGGCCATGGTGCCCGAATCATACAATCTAAAAACTGCCGGAAAAAAACTTAACCTTGAAGAAAAAGAAATCATAGAAGAGATAGCACTAAAAAAGAGAGAGGAATTTGGGATAAGTGATATTATACCGGAAAATATTTATAAAGTTTTTCAGGAGAAAGATATTAACCTTCTAGCTTGTCCTTTCCACAATGATAAAATCTTTGCTGTTTCTGCCTACTCCCCTGAACATGGCAGTTTTATCGTCTTAAACAACGATGAAAATATTCCGGAGGAGAGGAAAATATTCAGTGCTGTGCACGAACTGGGGCACCTTATTTTCCATAGGAACCAATATACCGGCGATATTTCTTGTTTATTTTACGGCAGGCAAAAAGACATTAACGAGGAAATAGCCAACCACTTTGCCATGTGTTTTTTGGTACCCCGTAACATCATAAAAAGGTACAAGAAATCATACAAAGAAAAACCCTTTTTCCTTTCCGAAGTATTGGAGCACAAAAGACATCTGCGGGTAAGTGCCATGTGCTTAATTTATGCGCTTCATTACTATGGCATTATTAGTAAAGACCAAAAGGGCATCCATATTGGTTATCTCAAGAAAAAAGGGTACGCCCAAGCAGAACCAAGGCCAATAGCACCGATTAATAAGGACAGCTATTGGATTGAGTTGATCAAAGATTTATACCTGCGTGATAAAATCACTGTTAATAAAATTTGCGAGGTTCTGGAAATACCCTTACTACAAGCTAGAAAAATGGTTAAGGAATGGGTTATAGAGAATGAAAGAACACCTGAAACAGTTCTTTAA
- a CDS encoding site-2 protease family protein translates to MALPILLALTFHEFAHAWVAHKLGDNTAKNMGRLTLNPLKHLDPIGTLLLFLAGFGWAKPVPVNPWNFDHPKKGMMLVSLAGPVTNMLLAILGTVLFGLLTPAGNLFAILQYFIYINVILAVFNFLPMPPLDGSKILAGILPGRQEWLDNLERYGSAILLFLIILGLLNPVLNFFINPIMNMLNALAVIIARVPL, encoded by the coding sequence ATGGCGCTGCCTATATTATTGGCCTTAACCTTTCACGAGTTTGCCCATGCCTGGGTGGCTCACAAGTTAGGCGATAATACGGCCAAAAACATGGGTCGGCTGACCCTCAATCCCCTCAAGCACCTTGATCCTATCGGTACCCTGCTGCTATTTTTAGCCGGTTTCGGTTGGGCCAAACCGGTGCCGGTGAATCCATGGAACTTTGATCATCCTAAAAAGGGGATGATGCTGGTATCCCTGGCCGGCCCGGTAACCAACATGCTGTTGGCCATACTGGGCACTGTTTTGTTTGGTTTGTTAACGCCCGCCGGGAATTTGTTTGCTATATTACAGTACTTTATTTATATTAACGTTATCCTGGCGGTCTTTAATTTTCTGCCTATGCCCCCCCTGGATGGCTCAAAAATTTTGGCGGGTATCTTACCCGGGCGCCAGGAATGGCTCGATAACCTTGAACGATATGGATCGGCCATATTATTGTTTTTAATTATTTTAGGCCTCCTAAATCCTGTTTTAAACTTTTTTATCAATCCTATTATGAACATGTTAAATGCTCTGGCTGTAATCATTGCCCGAGTGCCTCTATAA
- a CDS encoding PIN domain-containing protein, translating to MKEHLKQFFNRSVIVDANVLFDLYEVHGLYILNKIFSEVCIPAEVISELLDDEQFKEIHKNIRYRKVVIEKAEGYNLYARLSREQKELSAADKHLVCNAFEKGLLCVSNDSQVRKACQKYNIKVIRTLGVLGCARTTGVMSQEDLQRMFNLLLSPESSSFLTVSHPDIKRFALDFDLTI from the coding sequence ATGAAAGAACACCTGAAACAGTTCTTTAACCGTTCTGTGATTGTGGATGCCAATGTCTTATTTGATCTTTACGAAGTTCATGGATTGTATATCTTAAACAAGATTTTTTCTGAAGTTTGTATTCCTGCGGAAGTAATTTCTGAATTGTTGGACGATGAACAATTCAAGGAGATTCACAAAAACATCAGGTATCGGAAAGTGGTTATTGAAAAAGCAGAGGGCTACAATTTATATGCCAGATTATCCAGAGAACAAAAAGAATTGTCTGCGGCGGATAAGCACCTTGTATGTAATGCTTTTGAGAAAGGGTTGCTTTGTGTGTCTAATGACTCCCAAGTAAGAAAAGCCTGTCAAAAATATAATATAAAAGTTATCAGGACCCTGGGAGTTTTGGGATGTGCCAGAACAACTGGCGTGATGAGCCAGGAAGACCTACAACGCATGTTTAATTTACTGCTCTCACCTGAAAGCAGCTCATTTTTAACAGTAAGCCATCCAGATATTAAAAGGTTTGCATTAGATTTTGATTTAACTATTTAA
- a CDS encoding CBS domain-containing protein, with the protein MEIITTHVNTDLDGLASLVAAQKLYPGAELIFPGKLSRNVEEFLALHKDTLRNVRTIKDINIDKVKRLIMVDTKSPGRVSKLKELFNRPHVEVHIYDHHPRAAGDVCGKVEVVEPVGACTTLLIERIRAQGLEITPLEATIMALGIYEDTGCLVFTNTTPRDIRAAAFLLEQGANLAVVADFLGRPLTPDQKALLKKLLVSAEHHQINGTKVLVARGSVEEFVGGLALLTHKLAEIEQIDAVFTVVEMEDRVHLVGRCALKEVNCKEVMEQFGGGGHPAAASATVKGKTVDQVAEELLAIIKEKVRPPLTVKDIMSSPVKMVFPETTIEEAGKIMLRYGHTGLPVIKDGKLVGVISRRDVEKATHHGLGHAPVKGYMTVNVITATKDMTINEVQDLMIEKDIGRLPVVEGDKVVGIVSRTDVLQTLHEGFKGRYSTTYTHKSVLATKTTNIRPDMQRVLPGRIMNILTKAGEVADKLNYQVYAVGGLVRDVLLKVENFDVDLVVEGNGILMANQLAAVLGGRVRTHEKFGTAEIIFPDGYWVDVVTARVEYYEYPAALPQVEQSSLRHDLYRRDFTINAMAVALNPGRFGELVDYFNGREDLQIGAIRVLHNLSFVEDPTRILRAIRFEQRYDMAIEPQTMRLIKEAVREKVIARLSTERMWGELKSILEEADPEHMLDRMSELGVWDYLFPEITFWEVQPVISEMPQALMILRNWGWAEPAEKWLPYFLAILHWTTQDTAYQICQRYNLGRRQTDKVLDTIAHWREALRRLSAPEDVPLSALNKIVQTLPREAYPLFLTLLEDKNAIRRFRLVMESVHKHKPTVNGKDIRDMGFKPGPLYRRALDSVWQARLDGLVQTREEELAYVRAYLEKHNAPKIEPNPPQPQRAPGSQPGQGKKGNKSKGTKQSV; encoded by the coding sequence ATGGAGATTATCACCACTCACGTTAATACCGATCTGGATGGCTTAGCCTCCCTGGTGGCGGCCCAAAAACTCTATCCGGGAGCAGAATTAATATTTCCAGGCAAATTATCTCGCAATGTTGAGGAGTTTCTGGCCCTGCATAAAGATACCCTGAGAAACGTTCGCACCATTAAGGATATTAACATTGATAAAGTAAAGCGGCTGATTATGGTGGATACCAAAAGCCCCGGCCGGGTTTCTAAACTAAAGGAACTGTTTAACCGGCCCCATGTGGAGGTACATATTTATGACCACCACCCCCGGGCAGCCGGGGATGTCTGCGGTAAAGTGGAGGTGGTAGAACCGGTAGGGGCTTGCACCACATTGCTGATTGAGCGCATCAGGGCCCAGGGATTGGAGATCACCCCCCTGGAAGCCACCATTATGGCCCTGGGTATCTATGAAGATACCGGGTGCCTGGTGTTTACCAATACCACCCCCAGGGATATCCGGGCGGCAGCCTTCTTGCTGGAGCAAGGGGCTAATTTAGCGGTGGTGGCTGATTTTCTTGGCCGTCCCTTAACCCCGGATCAAAAGGCCTTGTTAAAGAAACTACTGGTATCGGCGGAACATCACCAGATTAATGGCACCAAAGTTTTGGTGGCCCGGGGTAGTGTGGAAGAATTTGTGGGTGGTCTCGCCCTGCTTACTCATAAACTGGCGGAGATCGAGCAAATTGACGCGGTCTTCACCGTGGTGGAAATGGAAGACCGGGTGCATTTGGTAGGACGCTGCGCCCTGAAGGAAGTAAACTGCAAAGAAGTAATGGAGCAGTTTGGCGGCGGCGGGCACCCGGCGGCTGCTTCTGCCACCGTCAAGGGTAAAACAGTGGACCAGGTGGCGGAGGAACTGCTGGCAATTATCAAAGAAAAGGTAAGGCCGCCCCTGACAGTTAAGGACATTATGTCCAGCCCGGTTAAAATGGTGTTCCCCGAGACCACCATTGAGGAAGCGGGTAAGATAATGCTGCGCTACGGTCATACCGGTCTGCCGGTGATTAAGGACGGTAAACTGGTGGGCGTAATTTCCCGCCGTGATGTGGAGAAAGCCACCCATCATGGTCTGGGGCATGCCCCGGTGAAAGGCTATATGACCGTCAACGTCATCACCGCCACTAAGGATATGACCATTAATGAAGTGCAGGATTTAATGATTGAAAAGGATATTGGCCGGCTGCCGGTGGTGGAAGGGGATAAGGTGGTGGGCATCGTGTCCAGAACCGATGTTTTACAGACCCTGCATGAGGGATTTAAGGGTCGCTACTCCACCACCTATACGCATAAAAGTGTGCTGGCAACGAAAACTACCAATATTAGGCCGGATATGCAACGGGTGTTACCTGGCCGGATCATGAATATACTAACTAAGGCCGGTGAAGTGGCAGACAAGCTGAATTATCAGGTCTATGCCGTGGGCGGTCTGGTTAGGGATGTACTGCTCAAAGTTGAAAACTTCGACGTAGATTTAGTGGTGGAAGGTAACGGCATTTTGATGGCCAACCAGCTGGCCGCAGTACTGGGCGGCCGGGTACGCACCCATGAAAAGTTCGGCACGGCCGAAATAATTTTTCCGGATGGCTACTGGGTGGATGTGGTAACCGCCAGGGTTGAATATTATGAGTACCCGGCGGCACTGCCCCAGGTGGAACAATCCTCCCTGAGACATGATCTTTACCGCCGGGACTTTACCATTAATGCCATGGCGGTGGCTTTAAACCCCGGGCGTTTCGGGGAGCTGGTGGATTACTTCAACGGCCGGGAAGACTTGCAAATCGGGGCCATTCGGGTATTGCATAATTTAAGCTTTGTGGAGGACCCTACCCGCATCCTGCGGGCCATCCGGTTTGAGCAAAGATACGATATGGCCATTGAGCCCCAAACCATGCGCCTCATTAAAGAGGCTGTACGGGAAAAAGTTATCGCCCGGCTGTCCACCGAGCGCATGTGGGGTGAGCTCAAAAGCATACTGGAAGAAGCGGATCCGGAACATATGCTGGACCGTATGTCTGAGCTGGGTGTTTGGGATTACCTGTTCCCGGAGATAACCTTCTGGGAAGTGCAGCCGGTGATCAGCGAAATGCCCCAGGCTTTAATGATTCTGCGCAATTGGGGTTGGGCGGAACCGGCGGAAAAATGGCTGCCTTACTTTTTAGCTATTTTGCACTGGACCACCCAGGACACAGCTTACCAAATATGCCAGCGATATAACCTGGGCCGTCGGCAAACAGATAAGGTTTTGGATACCATCGCCCACTGGCGGGAAGCTTTGCGCAGGTTATCCGCCCCCGAGGATGTGCCGCTCTCGGCTTTAAATAAAATTGTCCAGACTTTACCCAGGGAAGCCTACCCCCTGTTTTTAACCCTGTTGGAAGATAAAAATGCCATTCGCCGGTTCAGGCTGGTAATGGAATCGGTACACAAACATAAGCCCACCGTCAATGGCAAGGATATTAGGGATATGGGTTTTAAACCGGGTCCCTTATATCGGCGGGCCCTGGACTCGGTATGGCAGGCCAGGTTAGATGGTCTGGTCCAAACCAGGGAAGAGGAATTGGCCTACGTGCGGGCTTATCTGGAAAAGCATAATGCCCCCAAGATAGAACCTAATCCTCCGCAACCGCAAAGGGCGCCGGGAAGTCAGCCCGGCCAGGGTAAAAAGGGTAATAAATCGAAAGGAACGAAACAAAGTGTTTAA